A stretch of Dyella sp. BiH032 DNA encodes these proteins:
- a CDS encoding UdgX family uracil-DNA binding protein (This protein belongs to the uracil DNA glycosylase superfamily, members of which act in excision repair of DNA. However, it belongs more specifically to UdgX branch, whose founding member was found to bind uracil in DNA (where it does not belong), without cleaving it, appears to promote DNA repair by a pathway involving RecA, rather than base excision.): MPAWKETQLDAPEIHLAKPPERLPAGTLASVRRQALVCHDCPLWMHATQTVFGKGPAHAQVMLVGEQPGAQEDLQGEPFVGPAGRILDKALEEAGLQRKDLYLTNTVKHFKFEPRGKARLHKRASASEQAACRQWLAAELLRVKPRVVVALGAMAAQTLFGAQFRMTRQRGQWLPLSATAQGLSTWHPSYVLRVRDEASRERAYAELVADLRLVAAQLAAT; encoded by the coding sequence ATGCCCGCCTGGAAAGAAACGCAGCTCGACGCGCCGGAAATTCACCTCGCCAAGCCGCCCGAACGCCTTCCCGCGGGCACGCTTGCCAGCGTGCGCCGGCAGGCGCTGGTCTGCCACGACTGCCCGCTGTGGATGCACGCCACGCAGACCGTGTTCGGCAAGGGGCCGGCGCATGCGCAGGTGATGCTGGTGGGCGAGCAGCCGGGCGCGCAGGAGGATCTCCAGGGCGAGCCTTTCGTCGGACCGGCGGGGCGCATCCTGGACAAGGCGCTCGAAGAGGCTGGCCTGCAGCGCAAGGATCTGTACCTCACCAACACGGTGAAGCATTTCAAGTTCGAGCCGCGTGGCAAGGCGCGCCTGCACAAGCGCGCGAGCGCGTCCGAGCAGGCCGCCTGCCGCCAGTGGCTGGCCGCGGAATTGCTGCGCGTGAAGCCGCGCGTGGTCGTCGCGCTCGGCGCCATGGCCGCGCAGACGCTGTTCGGCGCGCAGTTCCGCATGACGCGGCAGCGCGGGCAATGGCTGCCGCTCAGCGCCACCGCGCAGGGCCTTTCCACCTGGCATCCGTCGTACGTGCTGCGCGTCCGCGACGAAGCGTCGCGCGAACGCGCGTACGCCGAACTGGTGGCGGACCTTCGTCTCGTCGCCGCGCAGCTTGCCGCCACATGA
- a CDS encoding KGG domain-containing protein, translated as MNQSKRGFGSMDEQKQREIASKGGKASHGGTGRDSSADTKNAGSRGGTHEQHVRAGEQSHKNR; from the coding sequence ATGAACCAGAGCAAGCGTGGCTTCGGCTCGATGGACGAACAGAAACAACGCGAAATCGCCAGCAAGGGCGGCAAGGCCAGCCATGGCGGCACCGGCCGCGACAGCAGCGCCGACACCAAGAACGCCGGCAGCCGCGGCGGCACGCATGAGCAGCACGTCCGCGCGGGCGAGCAGAGCCACAAGAATCGCTGA
- a CDS encoding CBS domain-containing protein: MKARDIMTPQPRCCSADDTLEHAARIMLEEDVGEVPVVDGQRRLAGVITDRDIVVRCVASGDRADQAKVGQCMTSPARTLRDDASVEDVANLMKGERIRRVPITDGQGEICGIVALADLERTNARSLKAEVSERVSTPH, from the coding sequence ATGAAGGCACGAGACATCATGACCCCGCAGCCGCGCTGCTGTTCGGCGGACGACACGCTGGAACACGCCGCGCGGATCATGCTCGAGGAAGACGTCGGCGAAGTGCCGGTCGTCGACGGACAACGGCGCCTGGCGGGCGTCATCACCGACCGCGACATCGTGGTGCGCTGCGTCGCCAGCGGCGACCGCGCGGACCAGGCCAAAGTGGGGCAGTGCATGACCTCCCCGGCCCGGACCTTGCGCGATGACGCCTCCGTGGAGGACGTCGCCAACCTGATGAAGGGCGAACGCATCCGCCGCGTCCCGATCACCGACGGCCAGGGGGAGATCTGCGGCATCGTCGCGCTCGCCGACCTGGAACGCACCAACGCCCGCTCCCTGAAGGCCGAGGTATCCGAGCGTGTTTCGACGCCGCATTGA
- a CDS encoding BON domain-containing protein has product MNQRYNDPYRRQRGDYGQGQRDQGPGYGHDDGGLYGQRGGGARGYRPGGGQGPQQGPQGSWLEDHRRYGQQQSAYGGRERHAGRNDYLPATSEGYGDIDDDYLPPAWDEAGPQHGGYRNTFASDTTGYGYGGFDRGGEWGNRPRDEYPRGFAGYGSDREGRLQGPYGVRRDHGERQLGQGYGSPSGGASWGGPSWNDPQHRDYQADYGRRQYARSPTEFMGERYPYGHDYGAGPSHYRKGPKGYQRSDQRITEDVSERLSEDPHIDASEIEVGVQGGIVTLKGTVPARYMKHLAEDCADRCFGVKDVENRIRVEIPADQRDDDLRSTTAGAGTFGTTQESRH; this is encoded by the coding sequence ATGAACCAGCGTTACAACGATCCCTACCGCCGCCAACGCGGCGACTACGGCCAGGGCCAACGCGACCAGGGGCCTGGCTATGGGCACGACGACGGAGGCCTGTATGGCCAGCGCGGCGGCGGCGCGCGCGGATATCGCCCCGGCGGCGGCCAAGGACCGCAGCAGGGCCCGCAAGGCTCCTGGCTCGAGGACCATCGCCGCTACGGCCAGCAACAAAGCGCCTACGGCGGCCGCGAACGCCATGCCGGCCGCAACGATTACCTCCCGGCCACCAGCGAAGGCTACGGCGACATCGACGACGATTACCTGCCGCCCGCCTGGGACGAAGCCGGCCCCCAACACGGCGGCTATCGCAATACCTTCGCCAGCGATACCACCGGCTACGGCTACGGCGGCTTCGATCGCGGCGGCGAATGGGGCAACCGCCCACGCGACGAATATCCGCGCGGCTTCGCCGGCTACGGCTCCGACCGCGAAGGCCGCCTGCAGGGCCCTTACGGTGTGCGCCGCGACCATGGCGAACGTCAGCTCGGCCAGGGCTACGGCTCACCGTCCGGCGGCGCGTCCTGGGGCGGTCCATCCTGGAACGATCCGCAACACCGCGACTACCAGGCCGACTACGGCCGCCGCCAGTACGCCCGCAGCCCCACCGAGTTCATGGGCGAACGCTATCCCTACGGCCACGACTACGGCGCCGGCCCCAGCCACTACCGCAAAGGCCCGAAGGGTTATCAGCGCTCCGACCAGCGCATCACCGAAGACGTCAGCGAACGCCTTTCCGAAGACCCGCATATTGATGCCAGCGAGATCGAGGTGGGCGTCCAGGGCGGCATCGTCACGCTCAAGGGCACCGTACCCGCGCGCTACATGAAGCACCTGGCGGAAGACTGCGCCGACCGCTGTTTCGGGGTGAAGGATGTGGAGAACCGCATTCGCGTGGAGATTCCTGCCGATCAGCGGGACGACGATCTGCGCAGCACCACTGCCGGCGCAGGGACGTTCGGGACGACGCAGGAGAGTCGGCATTAG
- a CDS encoding DUF4142 domain-containing protein, producing MHKRTLFFTALAATAVAVACPVAAQTSPSGQTAAGASASSVDQTFLTHAAADGTAEVALGQLALQKSSSAQTKQLAQHIVDDHTKANEQLVALARQKQITVAPEPDAKAKQKMDKLQKLDGDAFDHAYAQAMVKDHQAAVQLFTKASTGAKDPDVKQFATQTLPVLKNHLQMARDLRQESRSSGQPQSSPPNTMQETPRTSPPSNTPPTTGAPGGRSGG from the coding sequence ATGCATAAACGCACCCTGTTCTTCACGGCCCTCGCGGCGACCGCAGTCGCGGTCGCCTGCCCCGTGGCCGCCCAGACTTCCCCGTCGGGCCAGACGGCCGCGGGCGCCAGCGCCAGTTCGGTCGATCAGACCTTCCTCACCCATGCCGCCGCCGACGGCACCGCCGAAGTCGCGCTCGGCCAGCTGGCCTTGCAGAAATCCAGCTCCGCGCAGACCAAACAGCTGGCACAGCACATCGTCGACGACCACACCAAGGCGAACGAGCAGCTCGTCGCCCTCGCCCGTCAAAAGCAGATCACCGTGGCGCCGGAGCCCGACGCGAAGGCCAAGCAGAAGATGGACAAGCTGCAGAAGCTCGACGGCGACGCTTTCGACCACGCCTACGCGCAGGCCATGGTCAAGGACCACCAGGCAGCGGTCCAGCTGTTCACCAAGGCTTCCACTGGCGCGAAAGACCCCGACGTCAAGCAGTTCGCCACGCAAACCCTCCCGGTGCTGAAGAACCACCTGCAGATGGCAAGGGATCTGCGCCAGGAGAGCCGCTCCAGCGGCCAGCCGCAGAGCAGCCCGCCGAACACCATGCAGGAAACGCCGCGTACCTCGCCGCCATCGAATACGCCGCCCACCACCGGCGCACCCGGCGGCCGCAGCGGCGGCTGA
- a CDS encoding stress-induced protein produces the protein MTSKETAGQAAPLRGFARMDPQRQRQVSSLGGRTAHARGSAHEFTSEEARLAGHKGGKAVSENREHMAAIGRIGGRRLRTQRQSQPS, from the coding sequence ATGACCTCCAAAGAGACGGCAGGACAAGCAGCGCCTCTTCGCGGTTTCGCGCGGATGGATCCCCAGCGGCAGCGCCAGGTGTCATCGCTGGGCGGGCGCACGGCGCACGCGCGCGGCAGCGCGCACGAGTTCACCAGCGAAGAAGCCCGCCTCGCGGGCCACAAGGGTGGCAAGGCGGTCAGCGAGAACCGCGAGCACATGGCAGCCATCGGCCGCATCGGCGGCCGGCGCCTGAGAACGCAACGCCAGTCGCAGCCCTCCTGA
- a CDS encoding sigma-70 family RNA polymerase sigma factor — MDSPDLHAAPPDPAAGAGDRAGQVAALFREHNRALVAFLQARLNSRSDAQELAQEVYVRMLAMKDPDPIASPRALLFRIAANLAVDRLRMRTVRANAPVDGPEEDWFAQPIPEQHASALQQWREVRAALRELPAKTSKAFVMHVIEGRDFGAIAQTMKLSERMVRYHVSNALAHCRARIQFTETP, encoded by the coding sequence ATGGATAGCCCGGATCTTCACGCCGCTCCGCCGGATCCGGCCGCGGGGGCGGGGGATCGGGCGGGGCAGGTTGCGGCGTTGTTCCGGGAGCACAACCGGGCCCTGGTCGCGTTTCTCCAGGCGCGGCTCAACTCGCGTTCGGATGCGCAGGAGCTGGCCCAGGAGGTGTACGTGCGGATGCTGGCGATGAAGGACCCCGATCCGATCGCCTCGCCGCGCGCGCTGTTGTTCCGGATCGCCGCCAACCTCGCGGTGGACCGGCTGCGCATGCGCACAGTGCGGGCCAATGCGCCGGTGGACGGGCCGGAAGAGGACTGGTTCGCGCAGCCCATTCCCGAGCAGCACGCCTCGGCGCTTCAACAGTGGAGGGAAGTGCGCGCGGCGCTGCGCGAGCTTCCCGCCAAGACCAGCAAGGCTTTCGTGATGCACGTGATCGAGGGGCGCGACTTCGGCGCCATCGCCCAGACCATGAAACTCAGCGAGCGCATGGTGCGCTACCACGTCAGCAACGCGCTGGCGCATTGCCGCGCGCGCATCCAGTTCACGGAGACGCCATGA
- a CDS encoding FecR domain-containing protein, which translates to MMGTTFTGADERANVAAAQWWTRLRAEDPSDTTIEQWLAWMDEDERHAQAFEEVSRLGQRLGQTDVHAREAFVAEFVRTAERRVRWPLWLGAVAASLLIVALAGRMLDGLHRPAAQEYASAVGQDRELDLPDGTRVALGGASAIVARYAGDLRKIELRDGEAFFTVTHESRPFEVAAGPVLIRDLGTAFNVRRTGDRVAVAVTEGRVRVTPPDGRDALEAAAGQQVLYDPAAGLRIGPIALDDATAWRGRRLEFVNEPLSVVIANINRYSRRPVQIADAGVGELTFTGTVRVDAIDRWVEALPRVFPVRVSAFGDHVVLSSASRQ; encoded by the coding sequence ATGATGGGCACGACATTCACCGGCGCCGACGAGCGCGCGAACGTGGCGGCCGCCCAGTGGTGGACGCGGCTGCGCGCGGAAGACCCTTCCGACACCACCATCGAGCAATGGCTGGCCTGGATGGACGAGGACGAGCGCCACGCGCAGGCCTTCGAGGAAGTCAGCCGGCTGGGCCAGCGCCTGGGGCAGACGGATGTCCATGCCCGCGAAGCGTTCGTGGCCGAGTTCGTGCGCACCGCCGAGCGGCGCGTGCGCTGGCCGCTGTGGCTGGGCGCGGTGGCCGCATCGCTGCTGATCGTGGCACTGGCGGGGCGGATGCTGGACGGCCTGCATCGACCGGCCGCGCAGGAATACGCCAGCGCCGTGGGCCAGGACCGCGAGCTGGACCTGCCCGACGGCACCCGTGTCGCCCTGGGCGGCGCGTCGGCCATCGTCGCGCGCTATGCAGGCGACCTGCGCAAGATCGAGCTGCGCGACGGCGAGGCGTTCTTCACCGTCACGCACGAGTCGCGGCCGTTCGAGGTGGCCGCGGGGCCGGTGCTGATCCGCGACCTCGGCACCGCCTTCAACGTGCGCCGCACCGGCGACCGTGTGGCAGTGGCCGTCACCGAGGGCCGGGTGCGGGTGACGCCGCCGGACGGGCGGGATGCGCTGGAGGCGGCGGCCGGGCAGCAGGTGCTGTACGACCCCGCCGCGGGCCTGCGCATCGGGCCGATCGCGCTGGACGACGCCACCGCCTGGCGCGGTCGTCGCCTGGAGTTCGTCAACGAACCGCTTTCCGTGGTGATCGCCAACATCAACCGCTACAGCCGGCGACCGGTGCAGATCGCCGATGCGGGCGTGGGTGAGCTGACGTTCACCGGCACGGTGCGCGTGGATGCCATCGACCGCTGGGTGGAGGCCTTGCCGCGCGTGTTTCCGGTACGGGTGAGCGCGTTCGGCGACCACGTGGTGCTGTCCAGCGCCAGCCGCCAGTGA
- a CDS encoding TonB-dependent receptor, which translates to MVRRAFSWFGGSFALSLAIAGAWADPAPPRGMVGITVDFAIPAQPLSSGLIAFGKQANVQVLTAGEAIADLRTEGAIGALTLEQGMAALLRGTGLEYERFDAGTVVIKRSALPPSAGYYRSSLLAAKPSVPIVASLAAIQVQGTALGDVGYTAGGTRAATRTDTPLAKVPQAVSIVTRDLMDTQQAVTVADAVRNVAGVQYMDGFDGPALFRIRGFNAGNGMTDGMPNGVARTEDLPPLIGIERIEVLKGPEAILGDASVNNNFGGLVNVVMKRPQSEPVRQLSWSLGRYDGARLGLDLAGAMGEGSGWTYRLVAAGNHADRSAQGYRGQRSAYFAPSVGWERDATRFTLGYENVINRVPGPDHTVLLGDTLATMSPYGILAGNPGDHSTYRTHRAVYTLEQGLDSRWTFRSRGQYVQQRTSGQGWSLTDGYLSGDVDATARSFRYSDAFYTLQNDLTGVFEQGDVSHTVVLGVDYARTKAGRDRQRDTLKVGASQSYNLFADAALPSARVSTDEATIVQTLGGGAWTTETGLFLQDQMALGERWDLLLALRRTSYELSTSWADGSPRRLRKHQWVPKAGVLYKLAPAVALYANHTTGFQANSLLGENGQPLPPAKSRQWEAGTRIDLFQQRARLNVAWYRITLDHSVDYISPEPPYFATPGPGQTNHGVEVEFAGQITRGLEGVLNYTNASIRNDDGTQPVAAPRQLLSAWASYRFQRGPLQSWGVAAGIAARSRSVGRLQGGGYFDIPGQASVDANVTYYGDAWRLTLGVKNLLDRTLYAINADQSFVPVRQGRMAMVTGVYDF; encoded by the coding sequence ATGGTTCGGCGCGCGTTTTCATGGTTCGGCGGCAGCTTCGCGCTGTCGCTCGCCATCGCCGGCGCATGGGCCGATCCGGCGCCCCCAAGGGGCATGGTGGGGATCACGGTGGATTTCGCGATTCCCGCGCAGCCGCTTTCCAGCGGGCTGATCGCCTTCGGCAAGCAGGCCAACGTGCAGGTGCTCACCGCCGGCGAGGCCATTGCCGACCTGCGCACCGAAGGCGCCATCGGCGCGCTGACGCTGGAACAGGGCATGGCCGCGCTGCTGCGCGGCACCGGCCTGGAGTACGAGCGCTTCGATGCCGGCACCGTGGTGATCAAGCGCAGTGCCCTGCCGCCGTCGGCCGGCTACTACCGCAGCAGCCTGCTGGCGGCCAAGCCCAGCGTGCCGATCGTCGCCTCGCTCGCGGCGATCCAGGTGCAGGGCACCGCGCTGGGCGACGTGGGCTATACGGCTGGCGGCACCCGCGCCGCCACCCGCACCGACACGCCGCTGGCGAAGGTGCCGCAAGCGGTGAGCATCGTCACGCGCGACCTGATGGACACGCAGCAGGCGGTGACCGTGGCCGACGCCGTGCGCAACGTGGCGGGCGTGCAGTACATGGACGGCTTCGATGGCCCCGCGCTGTTCCGCATCCGCGGCTTCAATGCCGGCAACGGCATGACCGACGGCATGCCCAACGGCGTGGCGCGCACCGAGGACCTGCCGCCGCTGATCGGCATCGAGCGCATCGAAGTGCTGAAGGGGCCGGAGGCGATCCTCGGCGATGCCTCGGTGAACAACAACTTCGGCGGCCTGGTGAACGTGGTGATGAAGCGGCCGCAGAGCGAGCCGGTGCGCCAGCTCAGCTGGTCGCTCGGCCGCTACGACGGCGCGCGCCTGGGCCTGGACCTGGCCGGCGCAATGGGCGAAGGCAGCGGCTGGACCTATCGCCTGGTCGCCGCCGGCAATCATGCCGACCGCAGCGCGCAGGGTTACCGCGGGCAGCGCAGCGCGTACTTCGCGCCCTCGGTCGGCTGGGAGCGCGACGCCACCCGTTTCACGCTCGGCTACGAGAACGTCATCAACCGCGTGCCGGGACCGGACCACACCGTGCTCCTGGGCGACACGCTGGCCACCATGTCGCCCTATGGCATCCTGGCGGGCAATCCCGGCGATCATTCGACCTATCGCACGCATCGCGCGGTCTACACGCTGGAGCAGGGGCTGGACAGCCGCTGGACCTTCCGCAGCCGCGGCCAGTACGTGCAGCAGCGCACCAGCGGCCAGGGCTGGTCGCTGACCGACGGCTACCTGAGCGGCGACGTCGACGCGACCGCGCGCAGCTTCCGTTACTCCGATGCGTTCTACACCTTGCAGAACGACCTGACCGGCGTGTTCGAGCAGGGCGACGTCTCGCACACAGTGGTGCTGGGCGTCGACTACGCGCGCACCAAAGCCGGGCGCGATCGCCAGCGCGACACGCTGAAGGTCGGCGCATCGCAGTCGTACAACCTGTTCGCCGACGCCGCGCTGCCGTCCGCGCGCGTGAGCACGGACGAGGCCACGATCGTGCAGACGCTCGGCGGCGGCGCCTGGACCACCGAGACGGGCTTGTTCCTGCAGGACCAGATGGCCCTCGGCGAGCGCTGGGACCTGCTGCTCGCGCTGCGCCGTACCTCGTACGAGCTGTCGACGTCGTGGGCCGACGGCAGCCCGCGCCGGCTGCGCAAGCACCAATGGGTGCCGAAGGCCGGCGTGCTCTACAAGCTCGCGCCCGCGGTGGCGCTTTATGCCAACCACACCACCGGCTTCCAGGCCAATTCGTTGCTCGGGGAGAACGGGCAGCCGCTGCCGCCGGCGAAGTCGCGGCAATGGGAAGCCGGCACGCGCATCGACCTGTTCCAGCAGCGCGCGCGCCTCAACGTCGCCTGGTACCGCATCACGCTGGACCACAGCGTCGACTACATCTCTCCGGAGCCGCCGTATTTCGCGACGCCCGGCCCCGGCCAGACCAATCACGGCGTGGAAGTGGAGTTCGCCGGCCAGATCACGCGCGGCCTCGAAGGCGTGCTCAATTACACCAACGCCAGCATCCGCAACGACGACGGCACCCAGCCCGTCGCCGCACCCAGGCAGCTGCTCAGCGCCTGGGCCAGCTATCGCTTCCAGCGCGGGCCGCTGCAATCCTGGGGCGTCGCCGCCGGCATCGCCGCGCGCAGCCGCAGCGTCGGCCGCCTGCAGGGCGGCGGCTACTTCGACATTCCCGGCCAGGCCAGCGTCGACGCCAACGTCACCTACTACGGCGATGCCTGGCGCCTCACCCTCGGGGTGAAGAACCTCCTCGACCGCACCCTCTACGCCATCAACGCCGACCAGAGCTTCGTGCCGGTGCGGCAGGGGCGGATGGCGATGGTGACGGGGGTGTACGACTTCTGA
- a CDS encoding DUF535 family protein encodes MKAAVSEGWMDGVADAVAPRAGGVLLLQSFRGRWDLGHAPNLRQLRGYAHYARHSLAHLPRQLNWLRFLDGAEAMRQAVRADPGLYGRWHRPFMSRELGPDARMRLLQAHYRFLLERFPPRLRDKLLRGHDVRIGTLRLRDGTPVHLHLRKPAVRAMGELGLYLVSNDKEVLSSCSFTFGGEEGLLIGAIQGAWSFLGRNPIRAFTRGSHGVRPKTLLLTLVRVLARLYGIERLRGVAKAAHPFAAQIHADYDAFWRENGGVPGEDGFYELPRFGARRPIRTLPSKHRAARRRREQFLDEARAVFLRAMDWRVPTAPAPSPSAESVRRAAREAAPAAGLGPRALA; translated from the coding sequence ATGAAGGCAGCAGTAAGCGAAGGGTGGATGGACGGCGTTGCCGACGCGGTGGCACCGCGGGCGGGCGGGGTATTGCTGTTGCAATCCTTCCGCGGGCGATGGGACCTGGGCCATGCCCCGAATCTTCGCCAGCTGCGCGGCTACGCGCACTATGCCCGCCATAGCCTGGCCCATCTCCCCCGCCAGCTGAACTGGCTGCGTTTTCTGGACGGCGCCGAGGCCATGCGCCAGGCGGTCCGCGCCGATCCCGGCCTGTACGGCCGCTGGCACCGGCCCTTCATGTCGCGCGAGCTCGGGCCGGACGCCCGCATGCGCCTGCTGCAGGCCCATTACCGCTTCCTGCTGGAACGCTTTCCGCCGCGCCTGCGCGACAAGCTGCTGCGCGGGCACGACGTGCGCATCGGCACTTTGCGCCTGCGCGACGGCACGCCCGTGCACCTGCACCTGCGCAAGCCCGCGGTGCGCGCCATGGGCGAACTGGGCCTTTACCTGGTCAGCAACGACAAGGAGGTGCTGTCCTCCTGCAGCTTCACCTTCGGCGGCGAGGAAGGCCTGCTGATCGGCGCGATCCAGGGCGCCTGGTCGTTCCTGGGGCGCAACCCGATCCGCGCCTTCACCCGGGGCAGCCACGGCGTGCGCCCGAAGACCCTGCTGCTCACCCTCGTCCGCGTGCTCGCCCGCCTGTACGGCATCGAACGCCTGCGCGGCGTGGCCAAGGCGGCGCACCCGTTCGCCGCGCAGATCCACGCCGACTACGATGCCTTCTGGCGCGAGAACGGCGGCGTTCCCGGCGAAGACGGCTTCTACGAACTCCCCCGCTTCGGCGCCCGCCGCCCCATCCGCACCCTGCCCAGCAAGCACCGCGCGGCGCGCCGCCGGCGCGAACAATTCCTTGACGAGGCCCGTGCGGTATTCCTGCGGGCGATGGATTGGCGGGTGCCGACGGCGCCGGCACCATCGCCTTCGGCGGAAAGCGTCCGGCGCGCGGCGCGCGAAGCCGCCCCCGCGGCCGGCCTGGGGCCTCGCGCGCTGGCGTGA
- the glgX gene encoding glycogen debranching protein GlgX: MDTKTAPPEEARPVPPVDPRDAAPHPARRPSRVREGLPYPLGATWDGLGVNFALFSAHATKVELCLFDRDGKETERIALPEYTDEVWHGYLPDARPGQIYGYRVHGPYEPDEGHRFNPNKLLVDPYAKHIVGELVWNDAVFGYTLGHRDRDLSFDTRDSAPYVPKARVIDPAFTWGRHRAPRVPWENTVIYEAHVRGYTMRHPGVPPERRGSCAGLASQEVIDYIRSLGVTAVELLPVHAFVDDRHLLDKGLRNYWGYNTLAFFAPHPRYLATHSIDEFKSMVSHFHDAGLEVLLDVVYNHTAEGNELGPTLSLRGIDNRSYYRLADDPRHYINDTGTGNTLNLSHPRPLQLVTDSLRYWARDMRVDGFRFDLATILGREWHGFDQGGGFLDACGQDPVLSRVKLIAEPWDLGPGGYQTGGFPPGWAEWNDKFRDTVRGFWRGDEGLVGELATRLTGSADLFDRRGRRPYASVNFVTAHDGFTLADLVSYESKHNEANGEDNRDGSDHNLSANYGVEGQTDDEAINELRAKQCRNLLASLLLSRGTPMLLAGDEFARTQQGNNNAYCQDNELAWLDWRGPTANEDLVRFVRKLVSLRKRYTLLRRNRFLTGEPDELFGVRDVTWLTPGGEPMEEEHWNDPANRTLGMLLDGRASPTGIRRMGDDVSLLLIVHGGEQPLHFHLPGMDEVEDWRLLLSTDTTLQEGSRYDSPSPMLLPPRTLCLLRARNRREAQ, encoded by the coding sequence GTGGACACGAAGACGGCGCCGCCTGAGGAGGCGCGTCCCGTGCCTCCCGTCGATCCGCGCGACGCGGCCCCGCATCCCGCCCGCCGGCCATCGCGCGTGCGCGAAGGCCTGCCCTATCCGCTCGGCGCCACCTGGGACGGGCTGGGCGTCAACTTCGCGCTGTTCTCGGCGCATGCCACCAAGGTGGAGCTGTGCCTGTTCGACCGCGACGGCAAGGAGACCGAGCGCATCGCTCTGCCCGAGTACACCGACGAGGTATGGCACGGCTACCTGCCCGACGCGCGCCCCGGCCAGATCTACGGCTACCGCGTGCACGGCCCCTACGAGCCGGACGAAGGCCATCGCTTCAATCCGAACAAGCTGCTGGTCGATCCCTACGCCAAGCACATCGTCGGCGAGCTGGTGTGGAACGACGCCGTGTTCGGCTACACCCTCGGCCACCGCGATCGCGACCTGTCGTTCGATACGCGCGACAGCGCACCCTACGTGCCGAAGGCGCGCGTGATCGATCCCGCCTTCACCTGGGGCCGCCACCGCGCGCCGCGCGTGCCGTGGGAAAACACGGTCATCTACGAAGCCCACGTCCGTGGCTACACCATGCGCCATCCCGGCGTGCCACCGGAGCGGCGCGGCAGCTGCGCGGGGCTCGCTTCGCAGGAAGTGATCGACTACATCCGTTCGCTCGGCGTCACCGCGGTGGAACTGCTGCCCGTGCACGCCTTCGTCGACGACCGGCACCTGCTGGACAAGGGCCTGCGCAACTACTGGGGCTACAACACGCTGGCCTTCTTCGCGCCGCATCCGCGCTATCTGGCCACCCATAGCATCGACGAGTTCAAGTCGATGGTCTCGCACTTCCACGACGCCGGGCTGGAGGTGCTGCTGGACGTGGTCTACAACCACACGGCCGAAGGCAACGAGCTGGGGCCGACGCTGTCGCTGCGCGGCATCGACAACCGCAGCTACTACCGCCTGGCGGACGATCCGCGGCATTACATCAACGACACCGGCACCGGCAACACGCTCAACCTCAGCCATCCGCGCCCGTTGCAACTGGTCACCGATTCGCTGCGCTACTGGGCGCGCGACATGCGCGTGGACGGCTTCCGTTTCGACCTGGCCACCATCCTGGGCCGCGAATGGCACGGCTTCGACCAGGGCGGCGGCTTCCTCGACGCCTGCGGGCAGGACCCGGTGCTCAGCCGCGTCAAGCTGATCGCCGAACCGTGGGACCTGGGCCCCGGCGGCTACCAGACCGGCGGCTTTCCGCCCGGCTGGGCCGAATGGAACGACAAGTTCCGCGACACTGTGCGCGGCTTCTGGCGCGGCGACGAGGGACTCGTCGGCGAACTGGCCACACGCCTCACCGGCTCGGCCGACCTGTTCGACCGGCGCGGCCGGCGGCCGTATGCCTCGGTCAACTTCGTGACCGCACACGATGGCTTCACCCTGGCCGACCTGGTCAGCTACGAAAGCAAGCACAACGAAGCGAACGGCGAAGACAACCGCGACGGCTCGGACCACAACCTCAGCGCCAACTACGGCGTGGAAGGCCAGACCGACGACGAAGCGATCAATGAACTGCGCGCCAAGCAATGCCGCAACCTGCTCGCCTCCCTGCTGTTGTCGCGCGGCACGCCGATGCTGCTGGCCGGCGACGAGTTCGCCCGCACGCAGCAGGGCAACAACAACGCCTATTGCCAGGACAACGAACTGGCCTGGCTGGACTGGCGCGGCCCGACCGCCAACGAGGACCTGGTGCGCTTCGTGCGCAAGCTCGTCTCGCTGCGCAAGCGCTACACCCTGCTGCGCCGCAACCGCTTCCTCACCGGCGAGCCGGACGAGCTGTTCGGCGTGCGCGATGTCACCTGGCTTACGCCCGGCGGCGAACCCATGGAGGAAGAGCACTGGAACGACCCCGCCAACCGCACGCTCGGCATGCTGCTGGACGGCCGCGCCAGCCCCACCGGCATCCGGCGCATGGGCGACGACGTGAGCCTGCTGCTGATCGTGCACGGCGGCGAGCAGCCCCTGCATTTCCACCTGCCGGGCATGGACGAGGTGGAGGACTGGCGCCTGCTGCTGTCCACCGACACCACCCTGCAGGAAGGCAGCCGCTACGACAGCCCCAGCCCCATGCTGTTGCCGCCGCGCACGCTATGCCTGCTGCGCGCGAGGAACCGGCGCGAGGCACAGTGA